From one Flavobacterium sp. N502536 genomic stretch:
- a CDS encoding fibronectin type III domain-containing protein, translated as MKKVNFNHSGGFPLEQETLERLQKADKSELYEALKAHLSLDIAFNYILASPKNGTKGLAIVHQGEKDSQDKVENRGILYPISPGNDTGYLKTTRSGTNLVYGDGTSQTAYFDYEAQYISQTEYDTADKSGTNNTESSTVYYYELKNFRKVMDLETLEAILTGLDNSFKANTKTIGEHTNLISDNTKDIGDHAKLIGDNTYSIEKIKEDYLPRNGSKSMTGNLTVDGKLYLNNTNSANSDGSILVLDSSNQVIKGNSLINPLLNRVTDLVNRVIELEKKQTSAIPIGMIAIWGKSGPFPEGWEEYVPLRGRVPVGLDKLDSLLSNIGDEGGSKNAVVVSHNHTITSSGNINDGKPGGEINSKTARWDTGSGSLLNGTISTVGESGINKNMQPYRVVYFIKYTGEPSDQTPPTAPMTLQATNISSTSVTLSWGESNDTVGVTNYQIFINNVFALNAGKVLNHDVNGLLPGTKYKFHVVANDQAGNSSANSNFVEETTRLTRPEITNGMLETSKDIFLQWNSSPANENIIGYEIWRSGHNGIFEKIGTSYTPGYADAKTEYSTTYFYKVKSLNGVGNFSDLSKEFEMTTDTDPNLCFDIESLVTVASGQSKKLKNIVIGDKLQGFSFPNEIDESEGNYMTWNGKLTEAVKAEVTVTDKKTSIQPNFYEIKTPDTTIKVTGEHPLLVTEDGENLKWTRAKNVQQTMLLIDKLGKTKPIESIVFKEEPLEVALLDVENVDNYVISGIVAHNTKRNPGL; from the coding sequence ATGAAAAAAGTAAATTTTAATCATTCAGGAGGTTTTCCTCTCGAACAGGAAACTTTAGAAAGACTTCAAAAAGCCGACAAATCTGAATTATACGAAGCCTTAAAGGCGCATCTTAGCCTCGATATCGCTTTTAATTATATTTTAGCCTCCCCTAAAAATGGCACAAAAGGTCTGGCAATTGTACATCAGGGTGAAAAAGATTCTCAAGACAAGGTAGAAAACCGCGGAATCTTATACCCAATTAGCCCAGGGAATGATACAGGTTACCTAAAAACTACGCGAAGCGGTACCAATTTGGTCTATGGCGATGGAACATCACAAACGGCTTATTTTGATTATGAAGCACAATACATCAGCCAAACCGAATACGATACTGCGGATAAAAGTGGTACCAATAATACTGAATCCTCAACGGTTTATTATTACGAACTGAAAAATTTCAGAAAGGTTATGGATCTTGAAACCCTTGAAGCAATTCTCACCGGACTGGATAATAGCTTTAAAGCCAATACCAAGACAATAGGTGAGCATACCAATTTAATAAGTGATAATACTAAGGATATAGGCGATCACGCTAAATTAATAGGTGATAACACTTACTCAATTGAGAAAATAAAAGAAGACTATCTTCCTCGTAACGGTTCAAAGTCTATGACAGGAAATTTAACTGTAGACGGAAAGCTTTATTTAAACAATACAAATTCAGCAAACTCTGATGGTTCTATATTAGTACTGGACAGTTCAAATCAGGTTATTAAAGGAAATTCGCTAATCAATCCTTTGCTTAACCGCGTCACAGATCTAGTTAATCGTGTGATAGAATTAGAAAAGAAACAAACATCGGCTATCCCTATTGGAATGATCGCTATTTGGGGGAAATCGGGGCCATTTCCGGAGGGTTGGGAAGAGTATGTACCGTTAAGAGGAAGAGTACCGGTTGGATTAGATAAGTTAGATTCCCTTCTAAGTAATATCGGAGATGAAGGAGGTAGCAAAAATGCAGTAGTTGTTTCCCATAATCACACAATTACAAGTTCAGGAAACATAAACGACGGAAAGCCCGGTGGTGAAATCAATAGTAAAACAGCCAGATGGGATACAGGTAGCGGTTCTCTCTTAAATGGAACTATATCGACGGTTGGTGAATCTGGAATAAATAAAAACATGCAACCTTACCGAGTAGTATATTTTATAAAATATACTGGAGAGCCAAGTGATCAAACACCTCCTACGGCTCCTATGACGCTACAAGCAACAAACATTAGTAGCACAAGTGTAACTTTAAGCTGGGGAGAGTCAAATGATACTGTAGGTGTTACTAACTATCAAATATTTATAAATAATGTTTTTGCATTAAACGCAGGCAAAGTCCTAAACCATGATGTCAATGGATTACTTCCAGGCACAAAATATAAGTTCCATGTTGTAGCAAATGATCAAGCGGGAAACTCTTCTGCAAACAGTAATTTTGTAGAAGAAACTACAAGATTGACAAGGCCAGAAATAACCAATGGTATGCTTGAAACTTCAAAAGATATATTCCTTCAATGGAATTCCTCTCCAGCAAATGAAAATATTATTGGCTATGAGATCTGGAGAAGTGGCCACAACGGAATTTTTGAAAAAATAGGTACATCTTATACTCCCGGATATGCTGATGCTAAAACCGAATATAGTACCACATATTTTTACAAAGTAAAATCTCTAAACGGAGTAGGGAATTTTTCTGACTTAAGTAAAGAATTCGAGATGACTACAGATACAGACCCAAATCTATGTTTCGATATAGAATCTCTTGTAACTGTGGCATCCGGGCAATCCAAAAAGCTAAAAAATATTGTCATTGGTGATAAACTACAAGGATTCTCCTTCCCAAATGAGATTGACGAGTCTGAGGGCAATTATATGACATGGAACGGAAAACTAACTGAAGCTGTCAAGGCAGAGGTAACCGTAACCGACAAAAAAACAAGTATTCAACCCAATTTCTATGAAATTAAAACCCCAGATACCACAATTAAAGTTACAGGAGAACATCCACTGTTGGTAACTGAAGATGGTGAAAATCTAAAATGGACACGTGCTAAAAATGTACAGCAAACAATGTTATTGATTGACAAACTCGGAAAAACCAAACCTATTGAATCGATCGTATTCAAAGAAGAACCTCTCGAAGTAGCTCTTCTGGATGTCGAAAATGTAGACAATTATGTTATTTCAGGGATCGTTGCTCACAATACGAAGCGAAATCCAGGATTATAA
- a CDS encoding YncE family protein, with protein sequence MKKRTTQFLLTLFVALLLVSCREEETVFPSSDKSVAAPRGDGNIEGFYLLNEGNMGMNRASIDVFNYRTGNYTTDIYSERNPTVVKELGDVGNDIKIYGNKVYAVINCSNKVEVIDKWTAKRIKKIDIPNCRYVTFYKNKAYVSSYSGPVAIDPNAEIGFVAEIDTTSLEIKRKVTVGYQPEQMVVHNGKLYVANSGGYRVPNYDRTVSVIDLETFTEIKKIDVGINLHSMQVDSRGDIYVSSRGDYYNTPSNLFVIDTKTDEKKMQLNIPVSATCLVDDLLYFYSVSWSYLTNSNKVSYGIIDTKTKKVINDKIITDGTDKQIMIPYGLQVNPETKEIYVTDAQNYVVTGYIYCFTPEGKLKWKTTAGNIPAHIAFITKK encoded by the coding sequence ATGAAAAAGAGAACTACCCAATTCCTGCTTACTTTATTTGTAGCCCTTCTTTTGGTTTCCTGCAGGGAAGAAGAAACTGTTTTTCCTTCTTCAGATAAAAGCGTAGCCGCGCCCAGAGGGGATGGCAATATAGAAGGATTTTATCTTTTAAACGAAGGCAATATGGGAATGAACCGTGCCAGTATTGATGTATTCAATTACAGAACCGGAAATTATACCACCGATATTTACTCAGAACGCAACCCAACAGTCGTAAAAGAGCTGGGTGATGTAGGGAATGATATTAAAATTTACGGAAACAAAGTGTATGCGGTAATCAACTGTTCCAATAAAGTGGAGGTGATTGACAAATGGACGGCCAAAAGAATCAAAAAAATAGACATTCCGAATTGTCGGTATGTCACTTTTTACAAAAACAAAGCCTATGTAAGTTCGTATTCAGGCCCCGTGGCCATTGATCCGAATGCCGAAATTGGATTTGTAGCCGAAATCGATACGACATCCTTGGAAATAAAACGGAAAGTAACAGTGGGGTATCAGCCGGAGCAAATGGTAGTGCATAATGGAAAGTTATATGTGGCAAATTCAGGGGGGTACCGAGTACCTAATTACGACCGGACCGTATCGGTTATCGATCTTGAAACTTTTACCGAAATAAAAAAAATAGATGTAGGGATCAATCTTCATAGCATGCAGGTAGACAGCAGGGGAGATATCTATGTGAGTTCGCGAGGCGATTATTACAACACACCTTCCAATCTTTTTGTGATTGATACGAAAACAGACGAGAAGAAAATGCAGCTTAATATTCCGGTTTCGGCAACCTGTCTCGTCGATGATTTGCTTTATTTCTACAGTGTCTCATGGAGCTATCTTACCAATAGTAATAAAGTTTCTTACGGAATAATAGATACAAAGACCAAAAAAGTCATTAACGATAAAATTATTACGGATGGTACCGACAAGCAGATCATGATTCCTTATGGTTTACAGGTGAATCCCGAAACAAAAGAAATATATGTTACCGATGCCCAAAACTATGTGGTAACAGGTTATATCTACTGTTTTACTCCCGAAGGAAAATTAAAATGGAAAACAACAGCTGGAAACATTCCTGCTCATATTGCTTTTATAACTAAAAAGTGA
- a CDS encoding cell surface protein: MKSTPFALLKCTLVLTLLLGFISCGSDREEDSGNENPGETLKESYTIDRFKVLNIDLKMSANSKLTWSIKDSVISESLQLDFISPYLKSYPLTLKVETNGVVKTYQSSINVTKEAGNYNKYISNVFDFRPGVGQFTNELPLYAPGNTESNLINAAKKSLVGSNASMISLGGFGGYVVFGFDHTIPNMNGRDFKVLGNAFWANDAAEGRSGSCEPGIIQVAYDKNKNGKPDEDEWYEIAGSEYFKNTTLKNYSITYFKPDPNKQPVAGQDFWQTDVQYIKWEDNQGGSGYKTKNGFHEQSYYPLWIAEASYTLKGTKIKDNYYDQSGTGSYWVGKGFDFGYADNAPNGDEGSNIDISWAVDKSGKYVKLPGIDFVKIHTAINQEAGWLGEVSTDVAGAYDLYLK, translated from the coding sequence ATGAAAAGTACCCCTTTTGCACTTTTAAAATGCACACTAGTGTTAACCCTCTTACTAGGATTTATCTCCTGTGGATCGGATCGGGAAGAGGATTCGGGAAATGAAAACCCGGGAGAAACACTAAAAGAATCCTATACGATCGACCGTTTTAAAGTACTGAACATTGATCTGAAAATGTCCGCTAATTCAAAATTAACCTGGAGCATTAAAGATTCTGTCATTTCAGAAAGCCTTCAACTGGATTTTATCAGTCCGTATTTAAAGAGTTATCCCTTAACCTTAAAAGTGGAGACCAATGGAGTTGTAAAAACCTATCAGTCTTCGATCAATGTAACAAAAGAGGCTGGAAATTATAACAAGTACATTTCTAATGTGTTTGATTTTCGTCCCGGAGTAGGTCAGTTTACTAACGAACTTCCGCTGTATGCACCGGGAAATACTGAAAGCAATCTGATTAATGCCGCTAAGAAATCACTTGTAGGTTCAAACGCGTCAATGATTTCTTTAGGAGGGTTTGGAGGTTATGTTGTATTTGGTTTCGATCACACAATTCCAAATATGAATGGCCGCGATTTCAAAGTTCTGGGAAATGCTTTTTGGGCTAACGATGCTGCTGAAGGACGTTCAGGATCTTGCGAACCCGGAATTATTCAGGTGGCTTACGATAAAAATAAAAACGGAAAGCCCGATGAAGACGAATGGTACGAAATAGCCGGAAGTGAATACTTTAAAAATACGACCCTTAAAAATTACAGTATCACCTATTTTAAACCGGATCCGAACAAACAGCCTGTTGCAGGTCAGGATTTTTGGCAAACAGATGTACAGTACATTAAATGGGAGGACAATCAGGGAGGTTCAGGATACAAAACCAAAAATGGATTTCACGAACAAAGTTATTATCCACTATGGATTGCGGAGGCTTCCTATACGCTCAAAGGAACCAAAATTAAAGACAATTATTACGATCAAAGTGGTACCGGGAGTTATTGGGTAGGCAAAGGCTTTGATTTTGGTTATGCTGATAATGCACCAAATGGCGACGAAGGCTCTAATATCGATATTTCGTGGGCTGTAGACAAAAGCGGAAAATATGTGAAACTTCCCGGAATCGACTTTGTTAAAATACATACCGCAATCAATCAGGAAGCAGGCTGGCTGGGAGAAGTTTCTACAGATGTAGCCGGGGCTTACGACTTATACCTTAAATAA
- a CDS encoding TonB-dependent receptor, whose amino-acid sequence MCNTRKIFLFLILLFAPIVLHSQTTKDSLRVLKEVLLKAKPYQEVIPVQSLSGTLLENLASHNVADALRYFAGVQIKDYGGLGGLKTVDVRNMGTHHVGVFYDGIQLGNAQNGVTDLGKYSLDDMESLTMYNGQKSEIFQSAKDFAAASTIYLRTKRPVFEHNKKTNLLLRYKTMSINYNDFSFRWEQKLSDKVSLSASSEYIKSNGAYKFRYKRNNLDGTVAYDTSATRHNSDIEAFRFESGLYGKIKNGSWDAKVYYYDSERGAPGAIVENKFSDGFRQYDKNFFTQGTFIKDFSEKYKFQAKAKYAYDYTHYIARDTTNVLGEVVTEGAQSDDSYYQQEYYFSAVNLYKILPTWDVSLSTDFQYNRLNANRRGIKTLFSYPERYTALFALASSYRLDGFKVLGSVVGTHVQEEVRYNAKAPDKTEFTPALFLGYSPFKAYDFNLRAFAKRMFRMPTFNDLYYTMVGSSTLRPEYMNQYDVGFTYNIPFESGLLDQFSIQVDGYYTNTKDKIIAAPTGNLFRWMMTNIGEVKGKGIESVVHMKMHISKVNLSAHLSYTYSESRDYTKFAGLELSSYGDQIPYTPWHSGSGILNADYKSWNFNYSFIYVGKRYNGNVNNIRINEVQPWYTHDLAVQKKFSFQGNEVKGSIELNNALNQQYEVIYNYPMPGRTLKFIISIAL is encoded by the coding sequence ATGTGTAATACCAGAAAAATATTTTTATTCCTTATTCTATTATTTGCTCCTATTGTACTTCATTCTCAAACTACTAAAGACAGTTTGCGGGTTTTGAAAGAAGTATTGCTAAAGGCAAAACCCTATCAGGAAGTAATTCCCGTACAAAGCCTCTCGGGAACACTGCTCGAAAATTTAGCCAGTCACAATGTTGCCGACGCACTTCGTTATTTTGCCGGAGTACAAATCAAGGACTACGGTGGTTTAGGTGGACTCAAAACGGTCGATGTCCGCAATATGGGAACCCATCATGTAGGTGTTTTTTACGATGGGATTCAATTGGGAAATGCGCAAAACGGAGTGACAGATCTGGGAAAATATTCGCTGGATGATATGGAATCGCTTACGATGTACAATGGTCAGAAAAGTGAAATATTCCAATCGGCCAAAGACTTTGCAGCGGCTTCTACGATTTACCTGCGAACCAAGCGTCCTGTTTTTGAGCATAATAAAAAGACCAACTTACTACTGCGCTATAAAACCATGTCGATCAACTACAATGATTTTTCGTTTAGATGGGAACAAAAACTAAGCGATAAAGTAAGTCTGAGTGCCAGTTCGGAATACATAAAATCTAATGGCGCATACAAATTCAGATACAAAAGAAACAATCTTGACGGAACTGTAGCTTATGATACCTCAGCCACCAGACACAATAGTGATATAGAAGCATTTCGTTTTGAGTCAGGTCTTTACGGAAAAATCAAAAATGGTTCCTGGGATGCGAAAGTCTACTATTACGATTCTGAAAGAGGAGCACCGGGCGCTATTGTAGAAAATAAATTTTCGGATGGTTTCCGACAATACGACAAGAATTTCTTCACGCAGGGTACTTTTATAAAAGATTTTAGCGAAAAATATAAATTTCAGGCCAAGGCAAAATACGCCTATGATTATACCCATTATATAGCCAGAGATACTACCAATGTGCTGGGAGAAGTGGTTACCGAAGGTGCCCAGTCTGACGACAGTTATTATCAGCAGGAATATTATTTCTCCGCAGTCAACCTCTATAAAATTTTACCCACCTGGGATGTTTCACTGTCGACGGATTTTCAATACAACCGTTTAAATGCCAACAGAAGAGGTATCAAAACGCTCTTTTCTTATCCGGAACGTTACACCGCATTGTTTGCGCTGGCAAGTTCGTACCGACTGGACGGCTTTAAGGTTTTGGGTAGTGTGGTAGGTACGCACGTGCAGGAAGAAGTACGCTACAATGCAAAAGCTCCCGACAAAACAGAGTTTACGCCGGCCTTATTTTTAGGTTACAGCCCTTTTAAAGCCTACGATTTTAATTTGAGAGCTTTCGCAAAACGCATGTTTCGAATGCCCACTTTTAATGATTTGTATTATACGATGGTTGGTTCCAGTACCTTAAGACCCGAATACATGAATCAGTACGATGTTGGATTTACCTACAACATACCGTTTGAAAGCGGTTTATTAGACCAGTTTTCTATTCAGGTCGATGGTTATTACACCAATACCAAAGATAAAATAATTGCAGCCCCAACCGGAAATTTATTCCGCTGGATGATGACCAATATTGGGGAAGTGAAAGGCAAAGGAATAGAATCGGTTGTTCATATGAAAATGCACATCAGCAAAGTAAATCTGAGCGCCCATTTGAGTTATACCTATTCAGAGAGTAGAGATTATACCAAGTTTGCCGGTTTGGAATTATCGTCTTATGGAGATCAGATTCCTTATACTCCTTGGCACAGTGGATCCGGAATTTTAAACGCGGATTATAAGTCATGGAATTTTAACTACAGTTTTATTTACGTTGGAAAACGATACAATGGAAATGTAAACAATATCAGGATTAATGAAGTACAACCCTGGTATACACACGATTTAGCCGTGCAGAAAAAGTTTTCATTTCAGGGCAATGAAGTAAAAGGGTCAATCGAGTTAAACAATGCCCTCAACCAGCAGTACGAAGTCATTTACAACTATCCGATGCCGGGCCGTACACTAAAATTTATAATCAGTATTGCGTTATGA
- a CDS encoding M15 family metallopeptidase produces the protein MDQTTKKHIDLLHPSVREEVTKIIKECDLALTGRAKVRITQGLRSFQEQEDLYAFGRTKPGKKVTNAKGGQSIHNYGFAVDICLIIDGKTASWDTAKDWDNDQISDWQECVKIFVKYNWNWGGDWKTFKDLPHFDKKGYSDWKVLSKLKRDRKNYVILYK, from the coding sequence ATGGATCAAACCACAAAAAAACACATTGATTTGCTTCATCCTTCGGTTCGGGAAGAGGTTACTAAAATTATCAAAGAATGTGATCTTGCCTTAACCGGAAGGGCTAAAGTGCGCATTACTCAAGGACTCAGGTCTTTTCAGGAGCAAGAAGACCTTTATGCTTTTGGCCGAACTAAACCCGGGAAAAAAGTAACCAATGCCAAAGGCGGACAATCAATTCACAATTATGGCTTTGCGGTTGATATCTGTCTCATTATAGATGGCAAAACGGCTTCCTGGGACACGGCAAAAGACTGGGACAATGACCAAATTTCGGATTGGCAGGAATGTGTAAAAATTTTCGTCAAATACAACTGGAACTGGGGCGGCGACTGGAAAACCTTCAAAGATCTTCCGCATTTTGATAAAAAAGGATACAGCGATTGGAAGGTGCTTAGTAAATTAAAACGCGACCGAAAAAACTATGTAATCTTATACAAATAA
- a CDS encoding beta-ketoacyl-ACP synthase III, with product MNTTKASIIAIGGYVPETVLSNTDLEKRIDTTDEWITSRTGIKERRILDDPALATSDMASFAIKDLVENYDINPLDVDCLILATSTPDHILTPAASLVCEKAGLKNAWGFDLNAACSGFLYALSVGASFIESGRYKNVIVVGADKMSSIVNYEDRNSCILFGDGAGAVLLQPNTEGHGIQQNIFRTDGTGAEFLSVRAGGSLLSTTEETIQNKQHFVHQEGRTVFKHAVRNMSGTSKELMEKASLTPDMIDWVIPHQANLRIIQAVSEEVGIPIEKFKVNIQKYGNTTAATIPLCLWDFKKDFKKGDNIVITAFGAGFSWGSMYIKW from the coding sequence ATGAATACAACAAAAGCTTCCATTATTGCTATTGGAGGATATGTACCGGAAACGGTTTTAAGCAATACTGATTTAGAAAAAAGAATAGATACAACAGATGAGTGGATCACATCAAGAACAGGCATAAAAGAAAGACGCATACTGGACGACCCGGCACTGGCAACCTCAGATATGGCTTCTTTCGCCATTAAAGACTTAGTAGAAAACTATGATATAAATCCTCTGGATGTAGATTGCCTTATACTGGCAACTTCAACACCCGACCATATTCTTACCCCCGCTGCCAGTTTGGTATGCGAAAAAGCAGGCCTGAAAAATGCCTGGGGATTTGACCTTAACGCGGCCTGCAGTGGCTTTTTGTACGCTCTTTCGGTAGGCGCAAGTTTTATTGAAAGCGGCCGATACAAAAATGTTATTGTGGTTGGAGCCGATAAAATGAGTTCGATCGTGAACTATGAAGACCGAAACAGCTGTATTTTATTTGGTGACGGTGCAGGTGCGGTACTTTTACAGCCTAATACGGAAGGACACGGTATACAGCAGAACATTTTCAGAACAGACGGAACAGGTGCAGAATTCCTTTCTGTACGTGCCGGAGGTTCTCTTTTATCAACAACAGAAGAAACCATTCAAAACAAACAACACTTTGTACATCAGGAAGGAAGAACCGTTTTTAAACATGCGGTGAGAAACATGAGCGGTACTTCTAAAGAGCTAATGGAAAAAGCTTCATTGACTCCGGATATGATAGACTGGGTTATTCCACATCAGGCTAACTTAAGAATCATTCAGGCAGTAAGTGAAGAAGTTGGTATTCCTATTGAAAAGTTTAAAGTAAACATTCAAAAATACGGTAACACTACGGCAGCAACTATTCCACTATGTCTTTGGGATTTCAAAAAAGATTTTAAAAAAGGAGATAACATTGTTATTACAGCTTTTGGAGCAGGATTTTCCTGGGGCAGTATGTACATCAAATGGTAA
- a CDS encoding DUF5074 domain-containing protein, whose amino-acid sequence MKKNYLLLMLLFAFFMRGQVIPGDRFSRDSKQNAAAKNGAGKSVGAATTFDDIQYWVGTGSNKAAFVVQWNDGKNTDALIWGFRWDGIATGEDMLKAILKTDRRFFALLYKGTQTGATVGGLGFDLDGVKTIGLYKGIDYTYPLYPANGFVNTTAYDFDNYKAIDTNDHWQSGWTNGEWSYWGKNPADTNFGSLSIGASARVLENGSWDVWNYAPSKNVLPIAGTFTPVAPYVEATDFTNGYFMVNEDWFGHTNGSLNFVNKNGSVNYRIYSTANNNETFGVTTCYGTVYGDKFYFISKQAASGGDQNFSPGGRLVVANAQNMKKIAGFANIGGGDGRSFVGVNENTGYIGTSKGIFLFDIANLKVGTVITGTASVGQIGNMIRTSQYVFAVSQNGGVLVIDPATNTLVKTITGKFHSVAQAKDGSVWAIQDQKLININSTAFTLTEYAIPTTKYLGSWGAWNAGSFTYSTQQNALYWMNSVNSFTSGTKIVKFDVASKSFNENFATIPGQTDAFKQIPYGAALRIDPVSDELIVNTTENGFGPHFQKNWVHTFDAAGNLIQTKVLDDYYWFPGTTVFPDNTAPVVSTTLPSEVSIKEPTVIDLKNIVSDADNLSAAIVKSVKSVSDTEIVSAVINVNDELVLTPKALGNATVVIRFNSNGKLVEKSITVNTTSNLGTGEFTKLELAIYPNPVSEVLNIRTEDEVLNVTVYDISGKSINAQINNNQINVSDFANGMYIINIVTDKANYVQKFIKK is encoded by the coding sequence ATGAAGAAAAATTACTTGTTGTTGATGTTACTTTTTGCATTTTTTATGCGTGGACAGGTAATACCGGGAGACAGATTCTCTCGTGATAGTAAACAAAATGCAGCAGCAAAAAACGGGGCTGGTAAAAGTGTGGGGGCTGCGACAACTTTTGACGATATTCAGTATTGGGTAGGTACCGGTTCTAATAAAGCAGCATTTGTAGTGCAGTGGAATGATGGTAAAAATACCGATGCCTTAATTTGGGGATTCAGATGGGACGGTATTGCAACAGGTGAAGACATGTTGAAAGCCATATTAAAAACAGATCGTCGTTTTTTCGCACTATTGTATAAGGGAACGCAAACAGGGGCAACAGTAGGAGGACTGGGCTTTGATTTGGACGGAGTGAAAACAATCGGACTTTATAAAGGCATAGACTATACGTACCCTCTTTACCCTGCGAACGGCTTTGTGAATACAACGGCTTACGATTTTGATAACTACAAAGCGATAGATACGAATGACCACTGGCAGTCCGGATGGACGAATGGTGAATGGTCTTATTGGGGCAAAAATCCTGCCGATACTAATTTCGGTTCTCTAAGTATAGGAGCTTCCGCACGTGTTTTAGAAAATGGTTCCTGGGATGTTTGGAATTATGCACCGTCGAAGAATGTGCTTCCTATTGCTGGAACTTTTACTCCCGTTGCACCTTATGTAGAGGCGACAGATTTTACCAACGGTTATTTTATGGTAAACGAGGACTGGTTTGGGCACACTAATGGTTCCTTGAATTTTGTCAATAAGAACGGTAGCGTTAATTACCGAATTTATAGCACTGCAAACAACAATGAAACTTTTGGTGTTACGACTTGTTATGGAACAGTTTATGGCGATAAATTTTATTTTATCTCAAAACAGGCAGCAAGCGGAGGTGATCAAAATTTCAGCCCTGGCGGCCGATTGGTTGTTGCCAATGCACAAAACATGAAAAAAATTGCCGGATTCGCCAATATCGGAGGAGGAGACGGACGTTCTTTTGTAGGGGTGAACGAAAATACAGGGTATATTGGTACCTCAAAAGGAATTTTTCTTTTTGATATCGCCAACCTAAAGGTGGGAACGGTAATAACCGGTACAGCTAGTGTGGGGCAGATAGGTAACATGATTCGTACCTCTCAGTACGTATTTGCAGTTTCGCAAAATGGAGGAGTTTTGGTAATTGATCCTGCTACTAATACTTTGGTTAAGACAATTACAGGGAAATTCCATTCGGTAGCTCAGGCCAAAGATGGAAGCGTATGGGCAATTCAGGATCAGAAACTAATCAATATCAATTCGACAGCTTTTACGCTAACAGAATATGCAATTCCTACCACTAAATATTTAGGATCCTGGGGAGCCTGGAATGCAGGAAGTTTTACTTACAGTACCCAACAGAATGCTTTGTATTGGATGAATTCTGTTAATTCGTTTACTTCAGGAACAAAAATTGTCAAATTTGATGTTGCTTCAAAAAGCTTTAATGAGAATTTTGCAACCATTCCGGGACAAACGGATGCTTTTAAACAGATTCCTTATGGTGCGGCCTTACGTATCGATCCGGTTTCAGATGAATTGATTGTCAATACTACAGAAAACGGATTTGGACCGCATTTTCAGAAAAACTGGGTTCATACTTTTGATGCTGCAGGAAACTTAATCCAGACAAAAGTTTTAGACGACTACTATTGGTTTCCCGGAACAACAGTTTTTCCGGATAATACAGCACCTGTAGTGAGTACTACTTTGCCTTCGGAAGTTTCAATCAAAGAGCCAACTGTAATCGATTTAAAAAACATTGTTTCAGATGCCGATAATTTGTCGGCGGCGATTGTGAAATCTGTAAAGTCAGTTAGTGATACAGAGATCGTTTCGGCTGTAATAAATGTGAATGACGAATTGGTTCTTACTCCAAAAGCTTTGGGGAATGCAACCGTTGTGATTCGTTTTAATTCAAATGGTAAACTCGTTGAAAAATCAATTACAGTCAATACAACAAGTAATTTAGGAACAGGTGAATTTACAAAGTTAGAGCTGGCAATTTATCCAAATCCGGTTTCTGAGGTGTTGAACATTAGAACCGAAGACGAGGTGCTGAACGTAACAGTTTATGATATTTCAGGGAAATCAATTAACGCCCAAATCAATAATAACCAGATTAACGTTAGTGATTTTGCTAATGGAATGTACATCATCAATATAGTGACCGATAAAGCGAATTATGTGCAGAAGTTTATTAAGAAGTAA
- a CDS encoding phage holin family protein yields the protein MMMHRITEYSNELKLLLYGIFIYLEMDAEIVKVLFYLMVLDTFLGIVKTIVLNNSFSFKKLALGFVSKLAVLLIPTALALMSKGLNYNFKWFVTIVMDLLIVSDGISIISNIIAIKTKKEVENFDAMTLILKSIRNRLIQLFKRILITIDPRYHVEE from the coding sequence ATGATGATGCATAGAATTACAGAATATTCAAATGAATTAAAATTATTGCTTTACGGAATTTTTATTTACCTGGAAATGGATGCAGAAATTGTGAAAGTGCTGTTTTATTTAATGGTATTGGATACTTTTTTAGGCATTGTCAAAACCATCGTATTAAATAATTCTTTTAGCTTTAAAAAACTGGCCTTAGGATTTGTTTCCAAGCTGGCTGTACTCTTGATCCCAACAGCTCTGGCCTTAATGAGCAAAGGGCTTAATTACAACTTCAAATGGTTTGTTACCATTGTAATGGATTTACTGATCGTAAGCGATGGTATTTCAATCATCAGCAATATTATTGCTATAAAAACAAAGAAAGAAGTAGAGAATTTCGATGCCATGACATTGATCTTAAAGTCTATCAGAAATCGTTTGATACAGCTCTTCAAAAGAATCCTAATCACCATTGACCCCAGATATCATGTTGAAGAATAA